In a single window of the Pelagibacterium sp. 26DY04 genome:
- a CDS encoding S26 family signal peptidase: MTRFGYVMTTYFTVILIGGLSFVHIAPKLIWNASASTPIGLYSIDRSPRLEVTDLVAVDAPEPLASFLADRGYLPRGVPLMKRVAGLPGQQICRIGARIAVDGIAMGEALDRDRLGRHLPVWQGCRRIADGEIFLMNWSVRDSLDGRYFGPISTGSIIGRAMPVWTDEDGSGRFEWRAPTR, translated from the coding sequence ATGACGCGGTTCGGCTACGTCATGACGACGTACTTCACCGTGATACTGATCGGCGGTCTGTCGTTCGTTCACATCGCGCCGAAGCTGATCTGGAACGCCTCGGCCAGCACGCCGATCGGGCTCTATTCGATCGATCGGTCGCCGCGTCTTGAGGTGACCGACCTCGTCGCCGTGGACGCCCCCGAGCCGCTCGCGTCGTTCCTGGCCGATCGCGGTTATCTGCCGCGGGGCGTCCCTCTCATGAAGCGCGTCGCTGGCCTTCCTGGGCAACAGATCTGCCGTATCGGCGCACGCATTGCCGTCGACGGCATCGCCATGGGCGAGGCGCTCGACCGCGACCGGCTCGGCCGTCATCTGCCGGTCTGGCAGGGCTGCCGACGGATAGCGGACGGCGAGATCTTCCTCATGAACTGGTCCGTCCGCGACAGCCTCGACGGTCGCTACTTCGGTCCGATTTCCACCGGCTCGATCATCGGCCGCGCGATGCCGGTGTGGACCGACGAAGACGGCAGCGGCCGCTTCGAATGGCGCGCCCCAACACGATGA
- a CDS encoding DUF2840 domain-containing protein, translated as MNGAPHLRRAPAALSPDGLTRVELTWIEKKVEYWIRFGQDVHEQILDRRRRVVSFPPHSVFAFVRWAANDFGTIISRIDIVRAISPGEPYQTLPFVRPGGDILLKVDGWPKVERVLQIVDAIESIGINPAEVSPHHWRHVHNRFAAGQEPRSYTAEQHRAILLRRKVES; from the coding sequence ATGAATGGGGCTCCTCACTTGCGCCGTGCGCCGGCGGCGCTCTCACCCGACGGTCTGACCCGCGTTGAGCTGACATGGATCGAGAAGAAGGTCGAGTACTGGATTCGGTTCGGCCAGGACGTCCACGAACAGATTCTCGACCGGCGTCGGCGCGTGGTCAGTTTCCCGCCCCATAGTGTCTTCGCCTTTGTCCGTTGGGCGGCCAATGACTTTGGGACGATCATCTCGCGCATCGACATCGTGCGCGCGATCTCGCCAGGCGAACCTTACCAGACTCTGCCTTTCGTGCGTCCCGGCGGCGACATTCTGCTGAAGGTGGACGGCTGGCCGAAGGTCGAGCGCGTCCTGCAGATCGTCGACGCCATCGAGTCGATCGGCATCAATCCAGCCGAGGTCTCGCCGCATCATTGGCGGCACGTTCACAATCGTTTCGCTGCCGGCCAGGAGCCGCGCAGCTACACGGCCGAGCAGCATAGGGCCATCCTTCTCCGTCGAAAGGTCGAGTCATGA
- the parA gene encoding ParA family partition ATPase, with protein MIVALLNQKGGVGKTTLALHLAGEWARRGQRVTVIDADPQGSSLDWSQQRARECLPRLFGVVGLARDTLHREAPELARDADHIVIDGPPRVAGLMRSALLAADLVLIPVQPSPFDGWASAEMLLLLREARIYRPQLVARFVLNRCGARTIIARETAETLADHDPPVLVSTIGQRVAFADTARSGQLVSEIDEDSPAAREIAALCAEIARIAL; from the coding sequence ATGATCGTCGCGCTCCTCAATCAGAAGGGTGGCGTCGGCAAGACCACACTCGCGCTGCATCTCGCCGGTGAATGGGCGCGACGCGGCCAACGCGTCACGGTCATCGACGCGGACCCCCAAGGCTCTTCGCTCGACTGGTCGCAGCAACGCGCACGCGAGTGTTTGCCGCGCCTGTTCGGAGTTGTCGGCCTGGCGCGGGACACGCTCCATCGCGAAGCGCCGGAGCTGGCGCGGGACGCCGATCACATCGTCATCGACGGACCGCCCCGGGTCGCCGGGCTGATGCGGTCCGCCTTGCTCGCCGCCGACCTGGTCCTGATCCCGGTGCAGCCATCGCCGTTCGACGGCTGGGCCTCGGCGGAGATGCTGTTACTGCTCCGCGAAGCGCGCATCTACCGCCCCCAGCTCGTGGCCCGCTTTGTGCTCAACCGGTGCGGCGCGCGCACAATCATCGCCCGCGAGACGGCTGAGACGCTCGCCGACCATGACCCGCCGGTGCTCGTGTCCACGATCGGGCAGCGCGTCGCCTTCGCCGACACAGCGCGGTCTGGACAACTCGTTTCAGAAATTGACGAGGACAGCCCGGCGGCGCGCGAGATCGCCGCCCTCTGCGCCGAGATCGCGAGGATCGCATTATGA
- a CDS encoding replication initiator protein A, with product MSSRHHSSEREQLDLFRALPGDLAPRDAQDLMAYPFFSLAKSKRLAPIDFKAGSIVIRVEAVPEHGMATIWDADVLIWAASQIVEARDAGLRPSRLMGTTPYEILNFIGRGVSLRDYNRLKAALDRLQSTTVATSIRQPTERRMHRFSWINEWKEKADPHGRPLGLELIVPDWFYAALLDDALVLTIDRAYFDLTGGLERWLYRLVRKHGGRQEFGWSFDFVHLHAKSGSLSPLKHFAYDLRDIVRRQALPGYRLTIEQPASGRERLSFAPTDPASFGTPRRRRSKARTGDKL from the coding sequence ATGTCATCCCGCCATCACAGCAGCGAACGCGAGCAGCTCGACCTCTTCCGAGCGCTGCCGGGCGACCTCGCGCCGCGAGATGCACAGGACCTTATGGCCTATCCGTTCTTCTCCCTCGCCAAGTCGAAGCGCCTGGCGCCGATCGACTTCAAGGCGGGATCGATCGTCATCCGCGTCGAGGCCGTGCCCGAGCATGGCATGGCCACCATCTGGGACGCCGACGTGCTGATCTGGGCGGCCAGCCAGATCGTCGAAGCGCGGGACGCCGGCCTGCGGCCATCACGACTCATGGGTACGACGCCGTATGAGATCTTGAACTTCATCGGCCGCGGCGTGTCGCTACGTGACTACAACCGTCTCAAGGCCGCACTCGACCGCCTCCAATCCACCACCGTGGCGACCTCGATCCGTCAGCCCACAGAGCGGCGGATGCATCGCTTCTCCTGGATCAACGAGTGGAAGGAGAAGGCCGATCCTCACGGCCGGCCACTCGGCCTCGAGCTGATCGTGCCCGACTGGTTCTACGCCGCTCTCCTCGACGACGCACTCGTGCTCACCATCGATCGTGCGTATTTCGACCTCACCGGCGGCCTGGAGCGCTGGCTCTACCGGCTGGTGCGCAAGCATGGCGGCCGGCAGGAGTTCGGCTGGAGCTTCGACTTCGTCCACCTCCACGCCAAGTCCGGTTCGCTCTCTCCTCTCAAGCACTTCGCCTATGACCTGCGCGACATCGTCCGACGCCAGGCGCTGCCGGGCTACCGGTTGACCATCGAGCAGCCGGCCAGCGGACGCGAACGTCTTTCCTTCGCTCCGACCGACCCGGCGTCCTTCGGCACGCCGCGACGCCGCCGGTCCAAAGCTCGCACTGGGGATAAGCTGTGA
- a CDS encoding helix-turn-helix domain-containing protein — translation MSANIAGLPPRFLRTPEAARFLGLSGRTLEKHRTYGTGPAYRKLGGRVVYAIDDLQAWADSGAVTSTSDPRGAVLPAKRHDATTQARPVRHAR, via the coding sequence ATGTCCGCCAACATAGCCGGCTTGCCGCCGCGCTTTCTCCGCACCCCCGAAGCTGCACGATTCTTGGGCCTTTCCGGTCGAACGCTGGAGAAGCATCGGACCTACGGGACCGGCCCGGCATACCGCAAGCTGGGCGGTCGCGTTGTCTACGCCATCGACGATCTGCAGGCCTGGGCCGATAGCGGCGCCGTCACCTCCACCTCCGATCCGCGCGGTGCGGTCCTTCCCGCCAAGCGCCACGATGCGACGACGCAGGCTCGTCCCGTCCGCCACGCCCGCTGA
- a CDS encoding DUF2285 domain-containing protein, producing MQSVAPPDLNRETGRNSADGLSTFHGHGASAVRVLLTDDVAPDHPVAALVPLGADGLDRIEAATRLWRAFNNRPVPPDSRLTAQQRRRLRHMLQAVDGRMDGASYREIADTIYGTSRVAEDPWKTSALRDSTIDLVKDGFALIAGGYRKLLRHRRRS from the coding sequence TTGCAGAGTGTTGCGCCGCCTGACCTGAATCGCGAAACCGGGCGCAACTCGGCCGACGGCCTGAGCACCTTCCACGGCCACGGCGCCAGCGCTGTGCGGGTGCTCCTGACCGACGACGTCGCTCCTGATCACCCTGTCGCTGCACTCGTTCCGCTCGGCGCCGACGGCCTCGATCGTATCGAAGCCGCCACGAGGCTCTGGCGCGCCTTCAACAATCGCCCCGTGCCCCCGGACTCCCGGCTCACCGCCCAGCAACGCCGCCGCCTGCGCCATATGCTGCAGGCAGTCGACGGTCGCATGGACGGGGCGAGCTATCGAGAGATCGCCGACACGATCTACGGGACCTCTCGCGTTGCCGAAGATCCATGGAAGACCTCGGCTCTTCGAGACAGCACCATCGATCTCGTCAAGGACGGCTTCGCACTGATCGCCGGCGGCTATCGCAAGCTGCTTCGCCATCGCCGGCGCTCATGA
- a CDS encoding transcriptional regulator domain-containing protein, which produces MRMTLDTSRWRSSSTYDYVDGLVAADLAWEWLRRNADYQRDYAEIERGVVDPQRYRDLVRARWGLQFRSPSNAQRHRNHSLLGAGGRSGHSHPHSASADTGLAECCAA; this is translated from the coding sequence ATGCGGATGACTCTCGATACATCCCGGTGGCGCTCTTCATCGACCTACGATTACGTTGACGGTCTCGTAGCTGCCGACCTCGCTTGGGAATGGCTGCGGCGCAACGCCGACTACCAGCGCGACTACGCTGAAATCGAACGCGGAGTAGTCGATCCTCAACGTTACAGGGATTTGGTGCGTGCTCGATGGGGGCTGCAATTTCGAAGTCCCTCCAACGCTCAACGCCACCGAAACCACAGTCTTCTGGGCGCCGGAGGCCGATCCGGGCACAGTCATCCTCACAGCGCTTCCGCCGATACCGGGCTTGCAGAGTGTTGCGCCGCCTGA
- a CDS encoding DNA -binding domain-containing protein, protein MMQEQFLDEPPQSPALTSYDRTHMKVYLRLLDAETDGADWREAVSVLFGIDPEREPERAQIVHRSHLARARWMTEQGYRELVRESRH, encoded by the coding sequence ATGATGCAAGAACAATTTCTCGATGAGCCGCCACAGAGCCCCGCGCTTACCAGTTACGACCGCACGCACATGAAGGTCTACCTGCGATTGCTCGACGCTGAAACCGACGGCGCTGACTGGCGGGAAGCCGTCTCCGTGCTGTTCGGCATCGACCCGGAACGCGAGCCGGAGCGCGCCCAGATCGTTCACCGCAGTCATCTCGCCCGCGCTCGCTGGATGACCGAGCAAGGCTACCGCGAGCTCGTCCGCGAAAGTCGGCACTGA
- a CDS encoding DUF736 domain-containing protein, whose protein sequence is MATIGTFKKTGSNEFTGEIVTLSVQAKNVRIVPDQRATGENAPSHRVLVGRAEIGAAWSKRSNEGRDYLGLKLDDPSFNAPIYANLFDDEDGESFSLIWSRPNGRRGD, encoded by the coding sequence ATGGCGACCATCGGCACCTTCAAGAAGACCGGCTCGAATGAGTTCACCGGCGAAATCGTCACCCTCAGCGTTCAGGCGAAGAACGTGCGCATCGTCCCCGACCAGCGCGCCACCGGCGAGAACGCCCCAAGCCACCGGGTCCTGGTCGGCCGCGCCGAGATCGGCGCCGCCTGGTCCAAGCGCTCCAACGAGGGCCGCGACTATCTGGGTCTCAAGCTCGACGATCCGAGCTTCAACGCCCCGATCTACGCCAACCTCTTCGACGACGAGGACGGCGAGAGCTTCTCGCTGATCTGGTCCCGCCCCAACGGGCGGCGCGGCGACTGA
- a CDS encoding DUF2493 domain-containing protein translates to MRKHDDYEPHHESSPTDHVLNELQLHGYRPFADEPDQRLLPDGNQVAGAVADIFDALIGTLEDTRLEPDLDDLLWSTVNVFHRATDRIGRELDDNEQAQRRAQREQDGSEVKSVELERMIAEGKTLIERQNAFELMRDQAAEHYERHVGKAWLPRSGSKVNHRNLTAAMIDSRDFLMAKKRADQEVLLPPGPKIVVTGGLDFDDHRLIWAKLDQVHEKHPDMVLVHGKSPKGVEKIASLWAKNRNVPQIGFAPDWTKHGRAAPFKRNDQMLQIVPKGVMHFPGTGINDNVADKAKKLGIPVWKFGGA, encoded by the coding sequence ATGCGCAAGCACGACGACTACGAACCGCACCACGAATCCTCACCCACCGACCATGTCCTCAACGAACTCCAGCTCCACGGATACCGACCCTTCGCCGACGAGCCCGACCAGCGACTTCTGCCCGACGGCAACCAAGTCGCGGGCGCTGTCGCCGACATCTTCGACGCCCTGATCGGCACCTTGGAGGACACGCGCCTCGAGCCCGACCTCGATGATCTCCTGTGGTCGACGGTCAACGTCTTCCACCGCGCCACCGACCGGATCGGCCGGGAACTGGACGACAATGAGCAGGCCCAGAGGCGCGCGCAGCGGGAACAGGACGGCAGCGAGGTGAAGTCGGTCGAGCTGGAGCGCATGATCGCCGAAGGCAAGACGTTGATCGAGCGCCAGAACGCGTTCGAGCTGATGCGCGACCAGGCCGCCGAACACTACGAACGCCACGTCGGCAAGGCTTGGCTCCCGCGCAGCGGATCGAAGGTCAACCATCGCAATCTCACTGCGGCGATGATCGACAGCCGAGACTTCCTCATGGCGAAGAAGCGCGCCGATCAAGAAGTGCTACTTCCGCCCGGTCCCAAGATCGTCGTCACCGGCGGGCTCGACTTCGACGATCACCGCCTGATCTGGGCCAAGCTCGACCAGGTCCACGAGAAGCATCCCGACATGGTGCTGGTCCACGGCAAATCACCAAAGGGCGTGGAGAAGATCGCCTCTCTCTGGGCGAAGAATCGCAACGTGCCGCAGATCGGCTTTGCCCCCGACTGGACGAAACACGGCCGCGCGGCGCCCTTCAAGCGCAACGACCAGATGTTGCAGATCGTGCCGAAAGGCGTGATGCACTTCCCCGGCACGGGCATCAACGACAACGTCGCCGACAAGGCCAAGAAGCTCGGCATCCCGGTCTGGAAATTCGGCGGCGCGTAA
- a CDS encoding toprim domain-containing protein gives MARQDASDLAHRLGRQAEAVCRHYLSSGRREGGYWLVGDVRNTPGRSMYVRLKDTPKGLAGKWTDAATGEHGDLLDVIRESCGLVDFKDVADEARTFLSMPPPEPEPRQQQRQRPASHGSPEAARRLIRMSLPIFGTHVQAYLRERGITDLRGTGSLHYHPRCYYRPDEHSTTETWPAMIAAVTNLDGNITGAHRTWLDPHRLDKAPIDTPRRAMGDLLGNAVRFGIGGEVMAAGEGIETVLSIRQVLPDIPMLAALSAAHLAAILFPDTLRRLYIIRDNDPAGDGARDTLIERANAAGIEAIVISPELGDFNEDLRTLGLDALRMEARLQVAPQDVARFMALAA, from the coding sequence ATGGCACGCCAGGACGCCTCCGATCTCGCGCATCGTCTCGGCCGGCAGGCCGAGGCGGTGTGCCGGCACTATCTATCCAGCGGCCGCCGCGAAGGCGGTTACTGGCTCGTAGGCGACGTGCGCAACACACCGGGCCGCTCGATGTATGTCCGCCTCAAGGACACGCCGAAGGGTCTTGCCGGCAAATGGACCGACGCCGCGACCGGCGAGCATGGCGATCTCCTCGACGTCATCCGCGAGAGCTGCGGCCTGGTCGATTTCAAGGATGTCGCCGACGAGGCGCGGACTTTCCTCAGCATGCCGCCACCCGAGCCGGAACCTCGCCAGCAGCAGCGGCAACGCCCGGCGTCGCACGGCTCACCCGAGGCGGCACGGCGGCTCATTCGGATGTCGCTGCCTATCTTCGGCACGCACGTACAAGCGTACTTACGTGAACGCGGCATTACGGATTTGCGCGGAACCGGAAGCCTGCACTACCATCCGCGCTGCTATTATCGCCCCGACGAGCATTCGACGACCGAGACTTGGCCCGCGATGATTGCAGCCGTCACCAACCTCGACGGCAACATCACAGGGGCACATCGTACCTGGCTCGATCCGCACCGTCTCGACAAGGCTCCGATCGACACGCCGCGGCGGGCAATGGGCGATCTTCTCGGCAACGCGGTCCGCTTCGGCATCGGTGGCGAGGTGATGGCGGCAGGCGAAGGTATCGAAACCGTTCTGTCGATCCGGCAAGTCCTTCCCGATATACCGATGCTCGCGGCGCTCTCGGCGGCGCATCTCGCAGCCATCCTGTTCCCCGACACACTGCGGCGGCTCTACATCATCCGCGACAACGATCCGGCCGGTGACGGGGCGCGTGACACCCTCATCGAACGGGCCAACGCGGCCGGGATCGAGGCGATCGTCATCTCTCCGGAGCTTGGGGATTTCAACGAGGATCTCCGCACCCTCGGCCTGGACGCGCTGCGAATGGAAGCCCGGTTGCAGGTCGCGCCGCAGGACGTGGCGCGCTTCATGGCGTTGGCGGCATAG
- a CDS encoding strawberry notch-like NTP hydrolase domain-containing protein encodes MAILSAAEHLQPLLAQGRPVDAATLRSAMEQAFGSSDATGAWDWKTAYDACEAATVLFLRKYGKAVFRKAASPASRLAALTKVAGLLPTHTRRSEEAQTFQQFSTPIQLGLAALTAASLTPADRVLEPSAGTGLLAILAEIAGAHLTLNELAEVRADLLTSLFPAASVARFDAAQIDDHLDRAAIPSVVVMNPPFSVMANVTARVADAAYRHIASALARLTPGGRLVAITGANFSPELPAWRDSFIRLQERGRVVFTAAIAGSVYAKHGTAIETRLTVIDKAPADDPGHFPDSAGVAPDVATLLTWIQSQVPARMTVALPKVPADTAMPRTVRGYLARAASAAPARRIAQLDGVPLDYETMDWTPPESDRLSDSIYEPYALQSIRIPGAQPHPTKLVQSAAMASVAPPKPSYRPTLPATIVTAGVLSDAQLETVIYAGEAHGECLAGAWTVDETSDLVTAAADDTANAVRFRRGFMLGDGTGAGKGRQSAGIILDNWLQGRRKAIWISKSDKLLEDAQRDWSVVGMERLLVTPLSRFPQGTAIRLGEGILFTTYATLRSDDRGEKLSRVKQIVEWLGSDFDGVIIFDESHAMQNAGGGKGERGDVAPSQQGRAGLRLQHALPNARVVYVSATGATTVHNLAYAQRLGLWGGEDFPFANRAEFVEAVENGGVAAMEVLARDLRSLGLYTARSLSYDGVEYELVEHQLTPEQTRIYDVYAGAFAIIHNHLDAAMQAANITGYSGTLNRQAKSAARSAFESAKQRFFGHLLTSMKTPTLIRSIEQDLADGHAAVIQIVSTGEALMERRLAEIPTEEWNDVRVDITPREYVLDYLAHSFPVQLYEPFSDSEGNLSSRPVYRDGQPVESREAVARRDELIDRLASLEPVPGALDQIVQRFGTDVVAEVTGRSRRVVRKGERLAVENRAASANLAEAAAFMDDQKRVLVFSDAGGTGRSYHADLAARNQRLRIHYLLEPGWKADAAIQGLGRTNRTNQAQPPLFRPIASDVKAEKRFLSTIARRLDTLGAITRGQRQTGGQGLFRPEDNLESPYARDALRQLYLLLVRGKVEGCSLDRFESATGLKLMDDNGIKDELPPITTFLNRLLALTIDLQSVLFTAFEQLLTAKVEGAIRSGVYDIGLETLQAESFVVTDGQVIHTHAGTGAETRLLTITRRERNRPTTLADALDHLSDPRARLLINGRSGRAAVQVSAPSMMLDDGEIERRVCLIRPMEQHYAPLRMMDESHWEEADRAAFASAWEAELAEVPEFSDSTIHIVAGLLLPIWKRLPNESTRVYRLQTDAGERIIGRRVSPAWAANAVKTGAVSLTPEQAFAALMDGTTILDLTEGLQLRRARVMSAYRLELTGFTEAMRDRLRAYGLFSEIISWKLRFFVPADAAGPDVLAKLLDTFPVARISEREAA; translated from the coding sequence ATGGCCATCCTTTCCGCCGCCGAGCATCTCCAACCGCTTCTCGCACAGGGCCGCCCGGTTGATGCCGCGACCCTGCGTTCCGCCATGGAGCAGGCCTTCGGTTCGTCCGACGCCACCGGCGCCTGGGACTGGAAGACGGCCTATGATGCCTGCGAGGCCGCGACCGTCCTGTTCTTGCGCAAATACGGAAAGGCGGTTTTCCGCAAAGCCGCGTCTCCGGCTTCCCGGCTTGCCGCACTGACCAAGGTCGCCGGCTTGCTGCCGACCCACACGCGCAGGTCCGAGGAGGCGCAGACCTTCCAACAGTTCTCGACGCCAATCCAGCTCGGCTTGGCAGCGTTGACCGCCGCGTCACTCACGCCCGCCGACCGCGTGCTTGAGCCCTCGGCCGGCACAGGCCTGCTGGCGATCCTCGCGGAAATCGCCGGCGCCCATCTCACCCTCAACGAGCTCGCCGAGGTCCGCGCTGATCTGCTCACCTCTCTCTTTCCGGCCGCTTCCGTGGCACGCTTCGACGCCGCCCAGATCGACGATCATCTCGACCGCGCCGCCATCCCGAGCGTCGTCGTCATGAACCCGCCGTTCTCTGTGATGGCGAATGTCACCGCGCGCGTGGCCGATGCCGCCTATCGCCACATCGCCTCGGCGCTGGCGCGCCTGACTCCGGGCGGACGGCTTGTCGCGATCACCGGGGCGAATTTCTCACCTGAGCTACCGGCTTGGCGGGACAGTTTCATCCGCCTGCAGGAGCGCGGCCGCGTCGTGTTCACCGCGGCGATCGCCGGCTCCGTCTATGCGAAGCACGGCACGGCCATCGAGACGCGCCTGACCGTCATCGACAAGGCGCCGGCCGACGATCCCGGTCACTTTCCGGATTCCGCCGGCGTGGCGCCCGATGTGGCGACACTGCTGACCTGGATCCAGAGCCAAGTCCCGGCACGGATGACCGTCGCGCTTCCGAAGGTCCCAGCCGACACAGCGATGCCGCGCACCGTGCGCGGCTATCTCGCCCGGGCCGCGTCCGCAGCGCCCGCGCGTCGCATCGCTCAGCTCGACGGCGTGCCGCTCGACTATGAGACGATGGACTGGACGCCGCCCGAGAGCGACCGCCTATCGGACTCGATCTACGAGCCCTATGCACTCCAGTCGATCCGCATTCCCGGCGCTCAGCCCCATCCCACCAAGCTCGTGCAATCAGCGGCCATGGCCTCGGTGGCGCCGCCGAAGCCGAGCTACCGGCCGACCCTGCCCGCCACGATCGTCACCGCCGGCGTTCTGTCCGACGCCCAGCTCGAGACGGTGATCTATGCCGGCGAGGCTCATGGCGAATGTCTAGCCGGGGCATGGACGGTGGACGAGACCAGCGATCTCGTCACCGCCGCGGCCGATGACACCGCAAACGCCGTCCGCTTCCGCCGCGGCTTCATGCTCGGCGACGGCACGGGCGCCGGCAAAGGACGCCAGTCGGCCGGCATCATTCTCGACAACTGGCTCCAGGGCCGGCGCAAGGCCATCTGGATCTCGAAGTCGGACAAGCTCCTCGAGGATGCACAGCGCGACTGGTCGGTCGTCGGCATGGAGCGTCTGCTGGTCACGCCACTGTCGCGCTTTCCGCAAGGCACCGCCATTCGGCTTGGTGAAGGCATCCTTTTTACCACCTACGCCACGCTACGGTCCGACGACCGCGGCGAGAAGCTTTCGCGCGTCAAGCAGATCGTCGAATGGTTGGGCTCCGATTTCGACGGAGTGATCATTTTCGACGAGTCCCATGCGATGCAGAACGCCGGCGGCGGCAAGGGAGAGCGGGGCGATGTCGCCCCCTCACAGCAGGGCCGTGCGGGGCTGCGGCTCCAGCACGCGCTCCCCAACGCCCGCGTCGTCTACGTCTCCGCAACGGGCGCGACCACCGTCCACAATCTTGCCTATGCCCAGCGGCTCGGCCTGTGGGGCGGCGAGGATTTCCCCTTCGCCAACCGCGCCGAGTTCGTCGAGGCCGTGGAGAACGGCGGCGTTGCGGCCATGGAGGTGCTCGCTCGCGATCTGCGCTCGCTCGGTCTCTACACGGCCCGGTCGCTGTCCTATGACGGCGTCGAATACGAGTTGGTCGAGCATCAGCTCACGCCCGAGCAGACCCGCATCTACGACGTCTATGCCGGCGCTTTCGCCATCATCCACAACCATCTCGACGCGGCGATGCAGGCCGCCAACATCACCGGCTACAGCGGCACGCTGAACCGTCAGGCGAAGTCAGCCGCGCGCTCGGCCTTCGAGAGCGCCAAGCAGCGCTTCTTCGGCCATCTCCTGACCAGCATGAAGACCCCGACGCTGATCCGCTCGATCGAGCAGGACCTGGCCGACGGGCACGCCGCCGTCATCCAGATCGTGTCGACCGGCGAAGCGCTCATGGAACGGCGCCTGGCAGAGATCCCGACTGAGGAATGGAACGACGTGCGTGTCGACATCACGCCGCGGGAATATGTCCTCGACTATCTCGCCCATTCCTTCCCGGTGCAGCTCTACGAGCCATTCTCGGACAGCGAGGGCAATCTGTCGTCGCGGCCGGTTTATCGGGACGGCCAGCCCGTCGAGAGCCGGGAGGCCGTCGCCCGCCGCGACGAGCTGATCGACCGGCTCGCATCGCTGGAGCCTGTGCCCGGCGCGCTAGACCAGATCGTCCAGCGCTTCGGCACCGATGTCGTGGCCGAGGTCACTGGCCGATCGCGGCGCGTGGTGCGCAAGGGCGAACGTCTCGCCGTCGAGAACCGGGCGGCGTCGGCCAATCTCGCCGAGGCGGCCGCCTTCATGGATGACCAGAAGCGCGTCCTCGTCTTCTCAGACGCCGGCGGCACTGGGCGCAGCTATCACGCGGACCTTGCCGCCAGGAACCAGCGCCTGCGCATCCACTATCTGCTGGAGCCTGGCTGGAAAGCCGACGCCGCGATCCAGGGGCTCGGCCGCACCAACCGCACCAACCAGGCGCAGCCGCCGCTGTTCCGGCCGATCGCCAGCGACGTGAAGGCCGAGAAGCGCTTCCTGTCGACGATTGCGCGCCGGCTCGACACGCTCGGCGCCATCACGCGCGGGCAGCGCCAGACCGGCGGCCAGGGCCTGTTCCGTCCCGAGGACAATCTGGAAAGCCCATACGCCCGCGATGCGCTTCGCCAGCTCTACCTGCTGCTGGTCCGCGGCAAGGTCGAAGGCTGCTCGCTCGACCGCTTCGAGTCTGCCACCGGGCTGAAGCTCATGGACGACAACGGCATCAAGGACGAGCTGCCGCCGATCACCACCTTCCTCAATCGCTTGCTGGCGCTCACCATCGACCTGCAGAGCGTGCTCTTCACGGCCTTTGAGCAACTCCTAACCGCCAAGGTCGAGGGCGCGATCCGCAGCGGTGTCTATGACATTGGGCTCGAGACGCTGCAGGCCGAGAGCTTCGTCGTCACCGACGGCCAAGTGATCCACACCCATGCGGGCACCGGCGCGGAGACGCGGCTGCTCACCATCACCCGCCGGGAGCGCAATCGGCCGACGACCCTGGCCGATGCGCTCGACCATCTCTCCGATCCACGGGCGCGGCTGCTGATCAACGGCCGCTCCGGGCGCGCCGCCGTGCAGGTCTCCGCACCGTCGATGATGCTCGACGATGGCGAAATCGAGCGCCGCGTCTGCCTGATCCGGCCGATGGAGCAGCACTATGCGCCGTTGCGCATGATGGACGAGAGCCATTGGGAGGAAGCCGATCGCGCCGCCTTCGCGAGCGCATGGGAGGCTGAACTCGCCGAGGTGCCGGAGTTCTCCGATAGCACGATCCATATCGTCGCTGGCCTGCTGCTGCCGATCTGGAAGCGCCTTCCGAACGAGTCGACCCGCGTCTACCGGCTCCAGACCGATGCCGGCGAGCGCATCATCGGCCGCCGTGTCTCGCCGGCCTGGGCGGCAAACGCCGTGAAGACGGGCGCCGTGTCGCTGACCCCGGAGCAGGCCTTCGCCGCGCTGATGGACGGCACGACGATCCTCGATCTGACCGAAGGCCTCCAGCTCCGCCGCGCTCGCGTGATGAGCGCCTATCGGCTGGAGCTGACCGGATTCACCGAGGCCATGCGCGACCGTCTGCGGGCTTATGGTCTCTTCAGCGAGATCATCTCGTGGAAGCTGCGCTTCTTCGTGCCGGCCGACGCCGCTGGGCCGGACGTGCTCGCCAAGCTGCTCGACACCTTCCCGGTCGCGCGCATCTCCGAGCGGGAGGCCGCGTGA